Proteins encoded within one genomic window of Xylophilus sp. GOD-11R:
- the def gene encoding peptide deformylase, translating to MAIREILKMGDPRLLRVAQPIEAFDTPELHTLIADMFETMVAVQGAGLAAPQIGVDLQLVIFGTGETIARYPDAPVVPRTVLINPVITPIGDEMEEGWEGCLSVPGLRGVVPRYQRLRYTGFDPQGQPIDRTVDGFHARVVQHECDHLIGVLYPMRVRDFSRFGFTEVLFPGLDPAADD from the coding sequence ATGGCCATCAGAGAAATCCTCAAGATGGGCGACCCCCGGCTGCTGCGGGTCGCCCAACCCATCGAGGCGTTCGATACGCCCGAACTGCACACGCTCATCGCCGACATGTTCGAGACCATGGTCGCGGTGCAGGGCGCTGGCCTCGCGGCGCCGCAGATCGGTGTCGATCTCCAGCTCGTGATCTTCGGCACCGGCGAGACGATCGCCCGCTACCCCGACGCGCCGGTGGTGCCGCGCACCGTGCTCATCAACCCCGTCATCACGCCGATCGGCGACGAGATGGAGGAGGGCTGGGAAGGCTGTCTTTCCGTGCCCGGCCTGCGCGGCGTGGTGCCCCGTTATCAGCGGCTGCGCTACACCGGCTTCGACCCCCAGGGCCAGCCCATCGACCGCACGGTCGACGGCTTTCATGCGCGGGTGGTGCAACACGAATGCGACCACCTGATCGGCGTGCTCTACCCGATGCGGGTGCGCGACTTCAGCCGGTTCGGCTTCACCGAAGTACTGTTTCCCGGGCTCGATCCGGCGGCAGACGACTGA
- the ligA gene encoding NAD-dependent DNA ligase LigA, with the protein MSVGQQTKETPRPAEEAAALRAMLDTWAHEYYVLDAPTVPDAEYDKVFQRLQALETEHPDLISPGSPTQRVVGAVLDGLVPVRHTVPMLSIHTETDTTPAGAQKFDASVRKLLGWAADEAPVEYTAELKFDGLAINLRYEQGALVQAATRGDGETGEDVTHTIRTVAAIPKRLRRCNAPVLEVRGEVFMRRDDFDALNERQREAGGKTFVNPRNAAAGVVRQLDANIARQRPLSFFAYGFGDVQGWEMPATHAQSLQALRAMGIPVNEDSTVAAGAEGLSAFHVGIAARRDSLPFDIDGVVYKVNDRALQQQLGFKSREPRWAVAHKYPAQEQITTMTGIDVQVGRTGKLTPVARLAPVFVGGVTVTNATLHNIFEIRKKQVRKGDSVIVRRAGDVIPEVVGKVAGNRPAYVANFHMPRQCPVCGSEVVRPKGEANHRCTGGLFCPAQRKEALLHFAARRAMDIEGLGDKLVEQLVDAGIIRTLPELYKLGVAKLSALDRMAEKSAANIVAALEKSKQTTLPRFLFGLGVRNVGETTAKDLARHFGLLDNIMDASVEQLLEVPDVGPIVAESVHTFFAQPHNREVVEQLRAAGVTWPEGPPATRTQLPLAGKTVVLTGTLPSLSRDEARDLLEAAGAKVAGSVSKKTDYVVAGAEAGSKLDKAQALGVTVLDEDGLRTLLTTAAG; encoded by the coding sequence ATGAGCGTGGGCCAGCAGACGAAAGAGACGCCGCGGCCCGCTGAAGAAGCGGCAGCGCTGCGCGCCATGCTCGACACCTGGGCGCATGAGTACTACGTGCTCGACGCGCCCACGGTTCCCGACGCCGAGTACGACAAGGTTTTCCAGCGCCTCCAGGCCCTGGAGACGGAACATCCCGACCTGATCTCGCCGGGTTCACCTACCCAGCGTGTGGTGGGCGCGGTGCTCGACGGCCTGGTGCCGGTGCGGCACACGGTGCCCATGCTGTCCATCCACACCGAGACCGACACCACACCGGCCGGCGCGCAGAAGTTCGATGCGTCCGTGCGCAAGCTGCTCGGATGGGCGGCCGATGAGGCGCCGGTCGAGTACACCGCCGAACTCAAGTTCGACGGCTTGGCCATCAACCTGCGATACGAACAGGGCGCCCTGGTGCAGGCTGCGACCCGCGGCGATGGCGAAACGGGCGAGGACGTGACCCACACGATCCGCACCGTGGCCGCCATCCCGAAGCGCCTGCGCCGCTGCAATGCGCCGGTGCTGGAAGTGCGCGGCGAAGTCTTCATGCGGCGCGACGATTTCGATGCCCTCAACGAACGCCAGCGCGAGGCCGGCGGCAAGACTTTCGTCAATCCGCGCAACGCCGCTGCCGGCGTGGTGCGCCAGTTGGACGCCAACATCGCGCGGCAGCGTCCGCTGTCCTTCTTCGCCTACGGTTTCGGCGATGTCCAGGGTTGGGAAATGCCCGCGACGCATGCGCAGAGCTTGCAGGCGTTGCGGGCGATGGGCATTCCGGTGAACGAGGACAGCACCGTGGCGGCCGGTGCCGAGGGGCTGTCGGCATTCCATGTCGGCATCGCGGCGCGTCGCGACAGCCTACCTTTCGACATCGACGGCGTGGTCTACAAGGTGAACGACCGCGCGTTGCAGCAGCAGCTCGGCTTCAAGTCCCGCGAGCCGCGCTGGGCGGTCGCGCACAAGTACCCGGCGCAGGAACAGATCACCACCATGACCGGCATCGACGTGCAGGTCGGCCGCACCGGAAAGCTCACGCCCGTGGCGCGGCTGGCGCCGGTGTTCGTCGGCGGCGTCACGGTGACCAACGCCACGCTGCACAACATCTTCGAGATTCGCAAGAAGCAGGTACGCAAGGGCGATTCGGTGATCGTGCGCCGGGCCGGCGACGTGATTCCGGAGGTGGTGGGCAAGGTCGCCGGCAACCGTCCGGCCTACGTGGCCAACTTCCACATGCCGCGCCAGTGCCCGGTCTGCGGCAGCGAGGTGGTGCGGCCCAAGGGCGAGGCCAATCACCGCTGCACCGGCGGGCTGTTCTGCCCGGCGCAGCGCAAGGAAGCGTTGCTGCATTTCGCGGCACGCCGCGCGATGGACATCGAGGGCCTGGGCGACAAGCTGGTGGAACAACTGGTCGACGCCGGCATCATTCGCACGCTGCCCGAGCTCTACAAGCTCGGCGTGGCCAAGCTGTCGGCGCTGGACCGCATGGCGGAGAAGTCGGCGGCCAACATCGTGGCGGCGCTGGAGAAATCCAAGCAGACGACATTGCCGCGCTTTCTGTTCGGACTGGGCGTCCGCAATGTGGGCGAAACCACCGCCAAGGACCTGGCGCGCCACTTCGGCCTGCTCGACAACATCATGGATGCATCCGTCGAGCAATTGCTGGAGGTGCCCGACGTGGGGCCCATCGTGGCGGAATCGGTTCATACCTTCTTTGCGCAGCCGCACAACCGCGAGGTGGTGGAACAGCTGCGTGCGGCCGGCGTAACGTGGCCCGAGGGCCCGCCCGCGACGCGCACCCAACTGCCGCTGGCCGGCAAGACGGTGGTGCTGACCGGCACGCTACCAAGCTTAAGCCGCGACGAGGCGCGCGATCTGCTCGAAGCCGCCGGCGCCAAGGTGGCCGGGTCGGTGAGCAAAAAGACCGACTACGTCGTCGCCGGCGCCGAGGCGGGCAGCAAGCTCGACAAGGCGCAAGCCCTGGGCGTGACGGTGCTCGACGAGGACGGGCTTCGGACGCTACTGACGACCGCTGCCGGCTGA
- a CDS encoding cell division protein FtsZ, with product MSTLQMSLAVAGGLVLLAIIIHSAWTTRRNAPKQADPAAVDGAAPEAEPGERQEPGFDGDSLVSDDTEPRLDAMPLPSLERRPGLDALIDSIVPMTLENLVSGDAALAALPPTRRAGSKPFAIEGRNDATGHWETPAAGQRYRAFQAGVQLANRTGALNDIEYSEFVVKAQAFADAVNAAADFPDMRDEVARARELDQFASDHDAQLAFVLRARGAAWSPGYLQQNASRMGFVAGTIPGRMALPAATVGMPAILSLSFDTQAALAEDPAQSAIRDVALSLDVAQVLRTEQPFQRLREISSALAAAMDGVVTDQNGQPLREESLDNIGMDLEKLYDTLDGRDLSAGSVQARRLFA from the coding sequence ATGAGCACTTTGCAGATGAGCCTGGCGGTCGCCGGCGGCCTGGTTTTGCTGGCGATCATCATCCACAGCGCGTGGACGACGCGGCGCAACGCGCCCAAGCAGGCCGATCCTGCAGCCGTGGACGGTGCCGCGCCCGAGGCCGAGCCCGGCGAGCGCCAGGAGCCCGGCTTCGACGGCGATTCACTGGTGAGCGACGACACCGAACCTCGGCTGGACGCCATGCCATTGCCCTCGCTGGAACGCCGCCCGGGCCTGGACGCGCTGATCGACAGCATCGTGCCGATGACGCTCGAAAACCTGGTGTCGGGCGACGCCGCGCTGGCCGCCTTGCCGCCCACGCGCCGCGCCGGCAGCAAGCCCTTCGCTATCGAAGGCCGCAACGACGCCACCGGCCATTGGGAAACCCCGGCCGCGGGCCAACGCTACCGGGCTTTCCAGGCCGGCGTGCAACTGGCCAACCGCACCGGCGCGCTCAACGACATCGAATACTCCGAATTCGTGGTGAAGGCCCAGGCCTTCGCCGATGCGGTCAACGCGGCGGCCGACTTTCCGGACATGCGCGACGAGGTGGCCCGTGCCCGTGAACTCGACCAGTTCGCCAGCGATCACGACGCCCAGCTCGCCTTCGTGCTGCGGGCGCGCGGCGCCGCCTGGAGCCCGGGTTACCTCCAGCAGAACGCGTCGCGCATGGGCTTTGTCGCCGGCACCATTCCCGGCCGCATGGCGCTGCCGGCGGCCACGGTCGGCATGCCGGCGATTTTGTCGCTGTCCTTCGATACGCAGGCCGCACTGGCCGAGGACCCGGCGCAGTCGGCCATCCGCGACGTGGCGCTGAGCCTGGACGTGGCGCAGGTGCTCCGCACCGAGCAGCCTTTCCAGCGCCTGCGCGAAATTTCGTCGGCACTCGCCGCCGCGATGGATGGCGTGGTCACCGACCAGAACGGCCAACCGCTGCGCGAGGAGTCGCTCGACAACATCGGCATGGACCTGGAAAAGCTGTACGACACGCTCGACGGGCGTGATCTTTCAGCCGGCTCGGTGCAGGCGCGGCGCCTGTTCGCATGA
- the smc gene encoding chromosome segregation protein SMC encodes MRLNSIKLSGFKSFAEPTNFQLPGQLVGVVGPNGCGKSNIMDAVRWVLGESKASELRGESMQDVIFSGTTTRKQASRSSVELVFENADHRAGGSWARFPEIAVKRVLTRDGTSSYFINNQPVRRRDVQDVFLGTGLGPRAYAIIGQGTISRIIESRPEELRLFLEEAAGVSKYKERRRETENRLHDTRENLTRVEDILRELNSNLEKLEKQAEVAQRYNTLNADVTLRQHQLWFLKRAESETEQARIHADAAQAVNDLEARVADLRHVEAELETIRQAHYAAGDHVNRAQGALYEASAEVGKLEAEIRFVVEGRQRVQARLATLVEQLAQWNTRREDASAELENLAAEGETAEEQAELLAAQVEEQAMRLPDLEESLRQSQQRASEQRGVVAQVQQQIQVLAAEQRSIEEQSRQLATRRERLAADRNALAAPDEQRLRNLQEQLSAADEAAAIAEARLHDLQDNVPRLDDDRRGRQQSLNAESARQSDLSARVEALRALQEKVRTDGKLQPWLARHGLDGLAALWTRIQVAPGWENALEAVLRERLGALEVSRLETVRAFAADAPPARLAFYSPPLAGLPEPASALPRLSEQLRLSDAGQRALLGDWLHGCYSAESFEAALAERGQLQPGEAIYVQDGHAVTAHGVSFYAPDSEQAGLLARAQEIENLDKQLRAQTLIAEEARAASIRAEAAYSEATQSLVTARREATEGRARTHELQVETLRLSQLAEQTRARSEQIDGDLAEVDGQLDELQERRVTAEARFEELDMQLADTQERHAQLDERVIESERKLSEAREQQRGLERRAQEATFARRSLESRRAELGRAIDTATQQSRSLAEEDQRAREELARLSDAAAQGGLQQALDLKTEREAALAAQRSEYDDLTTKLRASDERRLQLERALDPLRQRITEFQLKEQAARLGLEQYSQFLADAQADLEAVAASVAAGHVRIHGLQGEIDRGNREITALGAVNLAALEELGVARERKTFLDAQTADLVEAMTTLEDAIKKIDGETRELLVGTFNTVNGHFGRMFPELFGGGNAKLTMTGEEVLDAGVQVMAQPPGKKNQTIHLLSGGEKALTAIALVFAIFQLNPAPFCLLDEVDAPLDDANTERYAKLVASMSKETQFLFISHNKIAMEMAEQLIGVTMQEQGVSRIVAVDMESALSMATT; translated from the coding sequence GTGCGTCTCAACTCCATCAAGCTCTCGGGCTTCAAGTCCTTCGCCGAACCGACCAACTTCCAGCTGCCCGGGCAGCTGGTGGGCGTGGTCGGGCCCAACGGCTGCGGCAAGTCCAACATCATGGACGCGGTGCGCTGGGTGCTGGGTGAGTCCAAGGCCAGCGAACTGCGCGGTGAGTCGATGCAGGACGTGATCTTCAGCGGCACCACCACCCGCAAGCAGGCGAGCCGCTCCAGCGTGGAGCTGGTTTTCGAGAACGCCGACCATCGCGCGGGCGGTTCGTGGGCACGGTTTCCGGAGATCGCCGTCAAGCGGGTGCTCACCCGCGACGGCACCAGCAGCTATTTCATCAACAACCAGCCGGTGCGCCGGCGCGACGTGCAGGACGTGTTCCTGGGCACCGGCCTCGGTCCGCGTGCCTACGCCATCATCGGCCAGGGCACCATCAGCCGCATCATCGAATCGCGCCCCGAGGAGCTTCGGCTGTTTCTGGAAGAGGCCGCGGGCGTCTCCAAATACAAGGAACGCCGTCGCGAGACCGAGAACCGGCTGCACGACACCCGCGAGAACCTGACCCGGGTCGAAGACATCCTGCGCGAGCTCAACAGCAACCTCGAAAAGCTGGAGAAGCAAGCCGAGGTGGCCCAGCGCTACAACACGCTCAACGCCGACGTCACCCTGCGCCAGCACCAGCTGTGGTTTCTGAAGCGCGCCGAAAGCGAGACCGAACAGGCGCGCATCCATGCCGACGCGGCGCAGGCCGTGAACGACCTGGAAGCGCGCGTTGCCGACCTGCGGCATGTGGAAGCCGAGCTGGAAACCATCCGCCAGGCGCACTACGCGGCCGGCGACCATGTCAACCGGGCCCAGGGCGCGCTCTACGAGGCCAGCGCCGAGGTCGGCAAGCTCGAGGCCGAGATCCGTTTCGTGGTCGAGGGCCGGCAACGGGTTCAGGCCCGTCTCGCCACCCTGGTCGAGCAGCTCGCGCAATGGAACACCCGGCGCGAGGACGCGAGCGCCGAGCTGGAAAACCTGGCCGCCGAGGGCGAGACCGCCGAGGAGCAGGCCGAGCTGCTGGCCGCGCAGGTGGAGGAACAGGCGATGCGCCTGCCCGACCTGGAAGAGTCCCTGCGCCAGTCGCAGCAGCGGGCGTCGGAACAGCGGGGCGTGGTGGCGCAGGTGCAGCAGCAGATTCAGGTGCTGGCGGCCGAGCAGCGCAGCATCGAAGAACAGTCGCGCCAGCTCGCCACCCGCCGTGAGCGCCTGGCCGCCGACCGCAACGCGCTGGCCGCGCCCGACGAGCAACGGCTGCGCAACCTGCAGGAGCAGCTGTCGGCTGCCGACGAGGCCGCCGCCATCGCCGAGGCGCGTTTGCACGACCTGCAGGACAACGTTCCGCGCCTGGACGACGATCGTCGCGGCCGGCAGCAGTCGCTCAATGCCGAATCGGCACGGCAATCGGACCTGTCGGCGCGGGTAGAGGCCTTGCGGGCCCTGCAGGAAAAAGTGCGCACCGACGGCAAGCTGCAACCCTGGCTCGCCAGGCACGGGCTCGACGGCCTGGCCGCGCTCTGGACCCGCATCCAGGTGGCGCCCGGCTGGGAAAACGCACTGGAAGCCGTGCTGCGCGAGCGCCTCGGCGCGCTGGAAGTGTCGCGACTGGAAACGGTGCGCGCCTTTGCCGCCGACGCGCCGCCGGCCCGACTGGCCTTCTACAGCCCGCCGCTGGCGGGGCTGCCCGAGCCGGCGTCGGCCTTGCCCCGCCTGTCGGAGCAGCTGCGGCTGTCCGACGCCGGGCAGCGCGCCTTGCTCGGCGACTGGCTGCACGGCTGCTACAGCGCCGAAAGCTTCGAGGCGGCGCTTGCCGAACGCGGCCAGCTGCAGCCGGGTGAGGCCATTTACGTGCAGGACGGCCACGCCGTTACCGCGCACGGGGTGAGCTTCTACGCGCCGGATTCCGAACAGGCCGGCCTGCTGGCGCGCGCCCAGGAAATCGAGAACCTCGACAAGCAACTGCGCGCGCAAACGCTGATCGCCGAAGAGGCCCGCGCCGCCTCCATCCGTGCCGAGGCCGCCTATTCCGAGGCCACGCAAAGCCTGGTGACGGCCCGCCGCGAGGCCACCGAAGGCCGTGCCCGCACGCACGAATTGCAGGTGGAGACACTGCGCCTTTCGCAGCTCGCCGAGCAGACACGCGCCCGCAGCGAGCAGATCGACGGCGACCTGGCCGAAGTCGACGGCCAGCTCGACGAACTGCAGGAACGCCGGGTGACCGCCGAGGCGCGCTTCGAAGAGCTCGACATGCAGCTGGCCGACACCCAGGAGCGCCACGCGCAGCTCGATGAGCGGGTGATCGAGTCCGAACGCAAGCTCTCCGAGGCGCGCGAACAGCAGCGCGGATTGGAACGGCGCGCCCAGGAAGCCACCTTCGCGCGGCGCAGCCTGGAATCGCGCCGGGCCGAGCTCGGCCGCGCCATCGATACCGCCACGCAGCAGTCGCGCTCGCTGGCCGAAGAAGACCAGCGCGCACGCGAGGAGCTCGCCCGGCTGTCCGACGCCGCCGCGCAGGGCGGACTGCAGCAGGCGCTGGACCTGAAGACCGAACGCGAAGCCGCGCTCGCCGCCCAGCGCAGCGAATACGACGACCTGACCACCAAGCTGCGCGCCAGCGACGAACGCCGGCTGCAGCTCGAGCGCGCGCTCGATCCGCTGCGCCAGCGGATCACCGAGTTTCAGCTCAAGGAACAGGCGGCGCGGCTGGGCCTGGAGCAGTACAGCCAGTTCCTGGCCGATGCCCAGGCCGACCTGGAGGCGGTGGCCGCCTCGGTCGCGGCGGGCCATGTGCGAATCCACGGGCTGCAGGGCGAGATCGACCGGGGCAATCGTGAGATCACGGCGCTCGGCGCGGTCAACCTGGCAGCGCTCGAAGAACTGGGCGTGGCGCGCGAGCGCAAGACTTTTCTCGACGCGCAGACGGCCGACCTGGTCGAAGCCATGACCACGCTGGAAGACGCCATCAAGAAGATCGACGGTGAGACCCGCGAGCTGCTGGTGGGTACTTTCAACACGGTCAACGGCCATTTCGGCCGCATGTTCCCCGAGCTCTTCGGCGGCGGCAATGCCAAGCTCACCATGACCGGCGAAGAGGTGCTCGACGCCGGCGTGCAGGTGATGGCGCAGCCGCCCGGCAAGAAGAACCAGACGATTCACTTGCTCTCCGGCGGCGAAAAGGCGCTGACAGCCATCGCGCTGGTGTTCGCGATCTTCCAGCTCAACCCAGCGCCGTTCTGCCTGCTCGACGAAGTGGACGCTCCGCTGGATGACGCCAATACCGAGCGTTACGCAAAACTCGTCGCGAGCATGAGCAAAGAGACACAATTTCTCTTCATCAGCCATAACAAGATCGCCATGGAGATGGCCGAGCAACTGATCGGCGTCACCATGCAGGAGCAGGGCGTGTCGCGCATCGTGGCGGTGGACATGGAGTCCGCGCTGTCGATGGCGACCACCTGA
- a CDS encoding glycogen/starch/alpha-glucan phosphorylase translates to MPFRTGLKSFEYDHPDHGVADFKRAVANKLIYAVGKDPAAAKPEDWLHAAQLAVRDQLVERWMATTRAQYEQDVKRVYYLSMEFLIGRTFTNAMLALEQYGNMKLALADFGVDLEKIGELEPDAALGNGGLGRLAACFLDSMATLGVPGFGYGIRYEYGMFRQTIQGGEQIETPDYWLTHGYPWEFQRPEVVWRIRFGGRVEDRHAFGSAKWVDTHDVLAMAYDSIIPGYGTEATNTLRLWSAKATEEIDLSAFNRGSYREAVERKNLSENVSRVLYPDDSTESGRELRLHQEYFFCSASVQDLIHRYLRTHDNFDKLSDKVSIHLNDTHPVLAVPEMMRLLLDEHHLDWDTAWGHCQKIFSYTNHTLMHEALETWPVPMMSRVLPRHLQIIFDINAKFMATIAQEHSHDTELMRRLSLIDEGGERRVRMAYIAVLVSHSVNGVSALHSDLMVQSIFSDFARVFPTRFNNKTNGVTPRRWLAQANPPLAALLDQRLGRGWRRDLSQLEALKPMATQPAFAAAFGRAKRQNKQRLATWVKDHMGLELNVEALFDVQVKRIHEYKRQLLNLLHVVARYQRILDDPTGDHVPRVVIFAGKAASAYAMAKLVIRLINDVATVINNDERVAGRLQVVFMPNYRVSLAEIIIPAADLSEQISTAGTEASGTGNMKLALSGALTIGTLDGANVEMSESVGLENIFIFGNTTPQVEALRAAGYQPRTYYDSDPVLKRVLDAIRDGVFSPSEPARYQQIFDTLVDWGDKYLLLADFAAYVEAQDKVDALYLQPEAWIRKAILNVAGMGPFSSDRTIAEYADEIWHSKPVMLRAGPAAT, encoded by the coding sequence ATGCCCTTCAGAACCGGCCTCAAGAGCTTCGAATACGACCATCCCGACCATGGTGTCGCCGACTTCAAGCGCGCGGTGGCCAACAAGTTGATCTATGCCGTTGGCAAGGATCCGGCCGCCGCCAAGCCTGAAGACTGGCTGCACGCCGCCCAGCTGGCAGTACGCGACCAGCTGGTCGAGCGCTGGATGGCGACCACCCGCGCTCAGTACGAACAGGATGTGAAGCGGGTGTACTACCTGTCGATGGAATTTCTCATCGGCCGCACCTTCACCAATGCCATGCTGGCGCTCGAGCAGTACGGCAACATGAAACTGGCGCTGGCCGATTTCGGGGTCGACCTCGAGAAGATCGGCGAGCTCGAGCCCGACGCCGCACTGGGCAACGGTGGCCTGGGCCGGCTGGCCGCGTGCTTCCTGGATTCGATGGCTACGCTCGGCGTACCGGGTTTCGGCTACGGCATCCGCTACGAATACGGCATGTTCCGCCAGACCATCCAAGGCGGCGAGCAGATCGAGACGCCCGACTATTGGCTCACTCACGGCTATCCTTGGGAATTCCAACGGCCCGAAGTGGTTTGGCGCATCCGCTTCGGCGGCCGCGTCGAAGACCGTCACGCCTTCGGCAGCGCCAAGTGGGTGGACACCCACGACGTGCTGGCCATGGCCTACGACAGCATCATTCCCGGCTACGGCACCGAGGCCACCAACACGCTGCGGCTGTGGTCGGCCAAGGCCACCGAGGAAATCGACCTGTCCGCCTTCAACCGCGGCAGCTACCGCGAGGCGGTGGAGCGCAAGAATTTGTCGGAGAACGTGTCGCGGGTGCTCTACCCGGACGACTCCACCGAGTCCGGCCGAGAGTTGCGGCTGCACCAGGAATACTTCTTCTGCTCGGCAAGCGTGCAGGACCTGATTCACCGTTACCTGCGCACCCACGACAACTTCGACAAGCTCTCCGACAAGGTCAGCATCCACCTCAACGACACGCACCCGGTGCTGGCCGTGCCCGAGATGATGCGGCTGCTGCTCGACGAGCATCACCTCGACTGGGACACCGCCTGGGGCCACTGCCAGAAGATCTTCAGCTACACCAACCACACACTGATGCACGAGGCGCTGGAAACCTGGCCGGTGCCGATGATGAGCCGGGTGCTGCCGCGCCACCTGCAGATCATCTTCGACATCAACGCCAAGTTCATGGCGACCATCGCCCAGGAACACAGCCACGACACCGAACTGATGCGCCGCCTGTCGCTCATCGACGAAGGCGGCGAGCGGCGGGTGCGCATGGCCTACATCGCGGTGCTGGTGAGCCATTCGGTCAACGGCGTGTCGGCGCTGCATTCGGACCTGATGGTGCAGTCGATCTTCTCGGACTTCGCCCGTGTGTTCCCCACGCGCTTCAACAACAAGACCAACGGCGTGACCCCGCGCCGCTGGCTGGCGCAGGCCAATCCGCCGCTGGCCGCCTTGCTCGACCAGCGCCTGGGACGCGGCTGGCGGCGCGACCTGTCGCAGCTCGAAGCACTCAAGCCGATGGCTACCCAACCGGCCTTCGCCGCCGCTTTCGGCCGCGCCAAGCGGCAGAACAAGCAGCGTCTGGCCACCTGGGTGAAGGACCACATGGGGCTGGAGCTGAACGTCGAGGCGCTGTTCGACGTGCAGGTCAAGCGCATCCACGAATACAAACGCCAGCTGCTCAACCTGTTGCACGTGGTGGCGCGCTACCAGCGCATCCTCGATGACCCCACCGGCGACCACGTGCCGCGGGTGGTGATCTTCGCGGGCAAGGCGGCGTCGGCTTACGCCATGGCCAAGCTGGTGATCCGCCTCATCAACGATGTGGCCACGGTCATCAACAACGACGAGCGCGTGGCGGGCCGGCTGCAGGTGGTGTTCATGCCCAACTACCGGGTGAGCCTGGCCGAGATCATCATCCCGGCAGCCGACCTGTCGGAGCAGATCTCCACCGCCGGCACCGAGGCCTCGGGCACCGGCAACATGAAGCTGGCGCTGAGCGGCGCCCTCACCATCGGCACGCTCGACGGTGCCAACGTGGAGATGAGCGAAAGCGTGGGCCTGGAGAACATCTTCATCTTCGGCAACACCACGCCGCAGGTAGAGGCGCTGCGGGCGGCCGGCTACCAGCCGCGCACCTATTACGACAGCGATCCGGTGCTCAAGCGCGTGCTCGACGCCATCCGCGACGGTGTTTTTTCGCCCTCGGAGCCGGCCCGCTACCAGCAGATCTTCGACACCCTGGTGGACTGGGGCGACAAATACCTGCTGCTCGCCGACTTCGCTGCCTACGTCGAGGCGCAGGACAAGGTCGATGCGCTTTACCTTCAGCCCGAAGCCTGGATCCGCAAGGCGATCCTGAACGTGGCGGGAATGGGGCCGTTCTCTTCGGACCGCACCATCGCCGAATACGCCGACGAGATCTGGCACAGCAAGCCGGTGATGCTGCGGGCCGGCCCTGCCGCAACCTGA
- a CDS encoding SDR family oxidoreductase: MQRFMNKVVIVTGAGSGIGEATARRFSEEGASVVLAGSTTEKLQKVAATLPAERTRIQVTDVSDYAACVRLVDAATTAFGRLDVLVSNAGMATEGSVTDASLSDWKATMDTNAGGVFHCARAALPELIKTRGSIVNTASVSGLGGDWAMACYNASKGAIVNLTRAMALDHGAAGVRVNAVCPSFTRTPMTDDMQDDQALMAKFADRIALGRPCEPREVAAAIAFLASDDASFVTGVNLPVDGGLTASNGQPNMS; this comes from the coding sequence ATGCAGCGTTTCATGAACAAGGTCGTCATCGTCACCGGCGCCGGATCGGGCATCGGCGAGGCGACCGCACGGCGGTTTTCGGAGGAGGGCGCCAGCGTCGTGCTGGCCGGCTCCACCACCGAGAAGCTGCAGAAAGTCGCCGCCACGCTGCCGGCCGAACGTACTCGCATCCAGGTGACCGACGTGTCCGACTACGCTGCCTGCGTGCGCCTGGTCGATGCCGCCACCACCGCCTTCGGCCGGCTCGACGTGCTGGTGTCCAACGCCGGCATGGCGACCGAAGGCTCGGTGACCGACGCCAGCCTTTCAGACTGGAAAGCCACCATGGACACCAACGCCGGTGGCGTCTTCCACTGTGCCCGCGCGGCCTTGCCCGAGTTGATCAAGACCCGGGGCAGCATCGTCAACACCGCGTCGGTGTCGGGCCTGGGCGGCGACTGGGCGATGGCCTGCTACAACGCTTCCAAGGGCGCCATCGTCAACCTGACCCGCGCGATGGCGCTCGACCACGGCGCCGCCGGCGTGCGGGTGAACGCCGTCTGCCCGTCGTTCACCCGCACGCCGATGACGGACGACATGCAGGACGACCAGGCGCTGATGGCGAAGTTCGCCGATCGCATCGCGCTGGGTCGGCCGTGCGAGCCCCGTGAAGTGGCTGCGGCCATCGCCTTCCTGGCGAGCGACGACGCGAGTTTCGTCACCGGGGTCAACTTGCCGGTGGACGGTGGCTTGACCGCATCGAACGGTCAGCCCAACATGTCCTGA